The genomic region TGGGCAGGAGGTAGTGGTGCACCGCAAGGGCGCCACGCCGGCCGGCGCGGGCGTGCTGGGCATCATCCCCGGCTCCATGACGGCCCCTGGCTTTATTGTGCGGGGTAGGGGCGAGGCAACATCGCTGGCATCGGCCTCACACGGGGCCGGCCGGGCCATGTCGCGCACCCGCGCCAAGCAGGAGTTGGGCGAAGCCGACGTACGACGCTACCTCCAGCAGCACCACATCGAGCTGATTGGGGGCGGGGTAGACGAGGCTCCTCAGGCGTACAAAGACATCCACGCCGTGATGGCCAGCCAGCACGATCTGGTGGATGTGCTGGGCACGTTCACGCCGCGCATTGTACGCATGGAAGGCGGGGTATAGTCCCGGCATAAAATGCCAATAGGGGCGCTTACCTACAGGTAGGCGTCCGTATTGGCTTTGTTGGCGTGAGCGAAGGTGTTAATGCAGAAACGTAGCTAGCTCCTGGTCTGTATCACATTACGCGCTGATGGCGACGGCGCAAACGTACCAGTCGGTTTGCGCAAGGGTAGGAGCGGGCCGAGGCGCGGGCAGTAGTAGTCCGGCATACGGAAGAAGTAAGAATAACTCCGCTGGAAAGTAGTAGCAGCGCTAGCGCTGTGAGGGCAAGCGGCGAGGAGGCAGTTGAATTCATAGGGCGGGAGGGTAAAGAGCGGTAGGATACGTAATAGCCGGTAACAAGGCAGAAAATCAGCGCGCAGTAGAAAAGCGGTTGCTGCATTGCTGCCGGGAGTAGCAAGAGATATAAGAAAACTAAGTAGTCTAATAATACGAACTTTTGGGTTTTCTAGTTGAGTTGCTGCCTAAAACCGGCCATTATCAGGCGCGCAAGCTATATTCACGCCACTCCGGTTGCAGGATTAGAAAAATACTACATTACCCTGCTTTCAGACCGTAGATGCCTATGCTGAAGTGCTTTGCAGCGGCTGCCGCAGTTGCCGAAACAGGTAGGCGTAGAAATCCTCTTTGCGCACGTGCACGGCCATTTTCACCCATTGCCCCGAGCCAGGAGCACGATGCGTGCGGCCGGCGCTGGCACCCGTAGGCGTTACCTCTAGCTCTACTCTTTCAAAATCGAGGGCCTCAGGAATAGCGAGGTAGCTGGTCGTGAGTACGTCCCACATAAAATAGGTGTACTCGTAGGCCGGAATAGTGTCGATGGTAGTGGCCCAGAACTGCCCGGCCAGGTTGGAGAAGAAGTACTCCGACTGCCGGGCCAGCTGCTGCAGAAAATCAAAGCTGACGGGCACGTGGTTGGTGGCATCCAGCGGTACGATGGTAACGGGCAGCCCCATACGAAACAGCTTGTGCGCCGAAATCGGGTCCCAAAACACATTCCACTCGGCGGTGCCGTTGTGGTTGTAGGTTTTCACGTTGCCGATAACGTCCACGGCGCCGCCCATCCAGACCACCTCGCCTACCTTGGCCGCTAGGGTAGGGTCTTGTTCTAGGGCATGCACCAAGTTGGAGCACGGCCCCGTGAGCAGCACCGTAACTGGGCCGGGGGCAGCCGTCAGCTTGCGCCAGATAAAGGCCACGCTGTCGTCGTAATGAGCTGCGCCGGGTGTGTCTACGTTGATCATGCTGGGCAGCGCATTCAAAATCTTGGGCTTGGCCCGCCAATCGGAGGGAAAGGCGTTTACACCGTGGTAGTCGCCGCCGCTCACCTCAATATCGGTGCGCTGAGCAAGCGCCAGCAGCTTGTGCGTGGTAAGCAGGGCGGTTTCGAGGTAGCAATCGGCAGGCGTGACGGAAATGCCCAGCAACTCAACCTGCGGCATGTGCAGCAGCAGAAGCAGCGACAGAAAATCGTCTACCCCACCATCGTGGTCGAACAAAACATATTGCTTGGGCTGGCGTGCATCGGGCATATAGCAGTGGGCTAAGGAGGTGAGAAAAACGGGCGGTAAAATTGGGTCGCTTTTACCAGAATGACGCTACCAGGAAGTGAGATAGAACTGGAATATTCGCAGCAACCTGACAGCGAATATCTTTGCAGTACCCTAGGCACTAGCTACTCACTTGCTCGCTAGATTTCTCCTCCTCCGAACAGTTCTTTCTGCCCTCCTCCGTGAAAAAACATCTACTTCTTGGTTTGCACATCCTGTGCTTCATGGGTTTGTATCACCCGTTGCAGGCCCAAACAGCTGTAAATCCGGTACAGCCGTGGGGAAGCTGGGGAATACTGACGCTAGTGCTGCCCGGCACCGCTGAAAAAAAATGGGGAGGCTTTGCGGAAGTACAGGCCCGCACCAATGCCGTGTTTCGGCAGTACTTCTACCACGAGCTGAAAACCGGGCTGAGCTACGATCTGGACCGCAACTTCACCTTCACGCTGGCCGGCGGCCGCTACGCTACTGCCGACTACAAAGACCTTGGGGCTGGCCCGCTCAACGTAGAAAAGCGCTTCTGGCAACAAGTAATTATGAGCCAGTTTACGCACCGCGTGAAGCTGGAACACCGCTACCGGGTAGAGGAACGGTGGTTTCGGTTTCGCGACGACAGCACCAGCTTCCGTATGCGCCTGCGCTACCGCCTGAACGCGTTCCTACCCCTGAACAAACCTACCATCACCGATAAAACCGTGTTTTTGTCGGCCTACGACGAAATCTTCTTGAACCCCGACGGGCCTACCTTCGAGCGCAACCGCATATATGCTGGCGTGGGCTACCAGATCAATGCTCATCTGACTGTGCAGGCGGGATGGGTGAACCAGGCCAACTATAATCTGCCTGCGTTTCGGCAGGGGCAGTTTATTCCGCAGAACACGGCCGCCAAAAACAACGTGGTGCTGGCCATGGCCTACCGGCTGGCGCACCGCAGCGGTGGGCCGGTAGGAGAGCGTCTACCCTCACAGCATGATTAGGCCTGCCAGGGTATTGGCGCTAGCTGGCAGCTATTACCTGCACCGCATCGCCTACCCGAATGGTGCCGCCGTGCAGAATGCGGGCTGTAAGGCCACCGTGGCCGCGCATGGCGTTGTAGCCACCCGGCCCCAGCTCCTCCTCCATCCGCGAGCAAGGGTGGCACTCCCCCGTAATTTCCAGTACTACCTCGTCGCCAATGCGTACCTGGTGGTTTTTCAGCGCCAGCAGGTTCAATCCGCTCACTACCAGGTTGCGGCGCAGCCGGGCCGGGTCCACGGCTTCCGTCAGCCCCAGGTAGCCAGCTACGGCGGGTAGGTGTTCGGCCTGGATGAGGGTAATCTGCCGCTTGCCGCCGGGCTTAGGGCGGGCGTGGTCGCCGGAGAGGTGGCGGTCGGTTTCTACGGTGGCCTCCTGCATGGGCACCATGGGGGCGCGGCGCACCGGCCGGATGCCAATCCATTCTAACTGGCCTACCTGGGGTAGGGTGTTCAGCAAGCGGGCAATGGTGGATTTGTCGTCGCCGACGAAGGGGAAAGGCATGAGCGAAGAAACAGTAGAAGTGAGAAAGCAGCGCTGGCAGCAAGATACGTGACCCGCCGCCAGCACACACCGCCCTACATGTACAAAATAGAGGCAAGGGAAGCAGCCTAATGAATTTAAGCTAACCCCGGCCATAATTGTGCGTACACAGTGGCAAGCAAGCCGCACAGCGCAATAGGTACTCTAGCCTGTACCGGCTTGCCTCTCCAACCTGTTTACTTTCTTTCTGATTATGGCCCTTCCCAGCACCAATAAAAAGGCTCCCGTAGCCGCCAAAGCAGCTCCTGCTAAAGCAAAAGAATCTAAGAACGCCGTTGCTGCACCCAACCCTGCTGTCAACGTGCAACCTATCCTAAATCAGCAGCAAAACGCGCCAGCTCCCATCCAGAAATACGGCACTGTATCGCAGCGTCTACCCATTGGCCTGAGCGAAGACACCCGGCGCGAAAGCGTAGAGCTGCTAAATCAGCTGCTGGCTGATACGTGCAGCCTGCGCGATATGTACAAGAAGCACCACTGGCAAGTAGTAGGCCCTACCTTCTACCAGTTGCACTTGCTGTTCGATAAGCACTATGAGGAGCAAAGCGAACTAGTAGACACCATTGCCGAGCGCATCCAGATTCTGGGTGGTGTAGCCGTGGCCATGGCCGCCGACGTAGCCGAGCTAACCAGCATTCCGCGCCCTCCCCGCGACCGGGAAGAAGTACCGGTACAGATTTCGCGTCTGCTGGAAGCGCACCAGATCATCCTGGAACAGTGCCACGACATCGCCAAGAAAGCTGACGACTCCGGCGATGACGGCACCAACGACATGGTAATAAGCGACGTACTGCGCGCCAACGAAATGCAGGTATGGTTTGTGTCGGAGCACGTAGTAGAAGCTCCGCTTACGCAAGCAGAGTAAGTATTTTCTAACAGAAGATTAAAACGCTCGGCCATCCTCTTGGCCGGGCGTTTTGTCTGTAGAGGCAACTACAGGCCGCTCCACCAAACTGATAGGGTAGGGATTCCGCATCTGAGGCCTGCCGCCAAGCTGCAAAAGCGAGTGTCATAGGAAAAAATATCTGGCTGTTGCAAGCTGATACTGAGCCCGAAACCATCTTGCCAAGAATACCCGGCAAGAAAAATACGGTCGTAGGCTTGCACGAGCGGTAGCAGCCCCCTACTTTTGTGCCCACTTCGCCGCCTCAGCGAAGCCCGAAGCTTGCTTTCGGAACCAGAAGTTGTGTTTTTCTAGCCTACTGCGCACGTGGTGAAACTGGTAGACACGCCATCTTGAGGGGGTGGTGCCTTCGGGTGTGGGAGTTCGAATCTCCCCGCGCGCACTTACACAAAAAAGTCCGGTCTATACAGGCCGGACTTTTTTGTTTGGCAGCAATGAAGTAGCCAGTAGTATGTGCCGCTGATGACGCTAGGTAGCGCCGCGCGGAGTCGTTGGCTACACGCCTACCCGTTCAAACGGATTTCCGGGCACTACCAGCACCACCCGCTCGCGCTCTACCACCACGGCGCCCGGCGCGGCGCCTTTGGGCTTGCGCACAAACTTTTTGGGCGTCACCGTCACGGGGCACAGCGAGTCGTGCTGGCGGCGCGAGTACCAAGCGGCTAGCTGGGCGGCGCGCTCTACTACAGGTTCAGGCACCGGGTATCCTGCTCGGTGTCGCACTACCACGTGCGAACCGCTGACGTCTTTGGCGTGCAACCATAGGTCGTCTTTGTGCGCGTATTTCTGCGTGAGTAGGTCGTTATTCTGGGCATTGCGGCCTACCAGAATGGTAAAGCCGCTATCCGTAAATACTTTGAAGGGTAGCTCGTTGCCTGCTGCTTTGGCCTGGGCTGCAGCATCGAGACCATGCTGCTTGCGCCAGGTTCGTAGCGTGCGCAGGTCAGCTAGACCAGTTAATTCTTCTAACCTCTCCAGGCACCAGAAAGCTTCGGTTTCGCGCTGTTCAATGCGCTGGCTGAGTTGTTGTAATTCAATCTGCTGGTTTTTGGCCTTGCGGTAAAGGTTTTGGGCCGTGCGCTGGGGCGTTTCGGTGGGTTTGAGCTTGATAACACGCGGTTGATTATCCTGATAGAAGTCAACTACTTCCACCTGCGCTGCTCCGGCCGAAATCTGGCTGAGGTGCGCCATGATCAGGTCGGCGGTTTGGCGGTAGCCGGCGGTGTGCTCTAGGGCGTGGCGGCGCGTGCGGGCCATTTGGGCGCTGGTGCTGGCTTCCTCGGCTCGCTTTTCCAAGGTCTGGCGCACTTGGCGAATCTCCGTCTCATACGCCCGCCGACTCAGAAAATGCGGTACAAACTCGCGCAAGGCCGCAATAGGGTCGGTAGGGGGTAGGGTCTTCTGTACCTCCCCGAGCGGCAGCAGACTCAGGCGCGTTCGGTTTTCCAGCTGTATGATGTAGAGCTGCGCTGGTTGCTCCAATTGCCGGATAATATCTGCTACCAGTTGCTCCCGTTGGGGTAAGGGTGCGGCGTCGTAGCCGTGGACGCGCAGGTAGCGGGCGGGTAGGTCGCTGAGGGCAGGGTAGCGGCGCAGCGGATCGGCCTCGTGCGGGCGGGTACCAGCATCCGGGGCGGTGGTAGGGGGTAGGGGCAGAATGTCCGCATCGGCAGTGTAGCGCTGGTGAAACAGCTCGGCGGGCGCATCCGGGGTAGGGCGGAAAATGGCGTTGGGCCGTGGGCCAAACAGCTTCAGCAGCAGGGTAGCACCATCGATGAAGGTGAATTGCAAAATTCTGTCCTGCGGTAGCGCATCCACGTGGCTTACCTCGCGCCCTAGCAAACCAGGCAACAGATCCACTGAGTTTTGTCGGGCGCGGTGGAAGGTTTCGGGCAGGGCTAGCGCCGGAAAGGCCGCCGACAGCTGCGCTTTCAGCCAAAACTCGGCCGCACCGTTGGTCAAACCAATCACCAATTCATCCTTTTCCTGCGAAAAGCACGTGACTACCCGGTAGCCGGCCAGGGCGCGAGTGAGAGCAGGCGCCAACAGACGCAGGAAATAGTAATTGGTATGCATGAATTATTCAACTAGTGCGAGTAGAGGAAGTGTTGCAAAGGGCGTGTAAATGCAACCTCCGCCACTATTTTAAGCTCTTGCAAATGGGATAAACTACTCCTTGTATTTTCTTTAATTATGAAAAAATATCCACTACTGATTGGTGTAGCATTAAGCCTGACAGCGTGTTATACAGCCGATGAAGGTGAGGCTATACCATTGTCTATTGTCGCCGATTTCGACCGGGAGTTTGCCCTAAACTATCGGCAACAGGCGTAGTTAGATGCCGCCTCACAGCCAGAATTGACGGTAGAGGTGACGGATATTCAATCTACGTTCTGCCCTAAGAACGTGACTTGCGTTACAGGTAACTTTGTAATGCCTACGCTGTGCGTAACAGATGCAACTGGGAGAGCACAAGAGTTGAAATTACCCGTTAGCGAAAACAGAATTTATACCTCAGCTTGGGTCGATACTACCAGCGTGCATGCTAATGGTAAGCGTTATATTTTATACTACACTAAATGGACTTTTGATACTGAGCGCGAACAGCCGAGTAAAAAGGACATTACCGTCTCCTTCCGCATTACAAAATAGCACATCCGTCACACCTCTATCTGCAACCCATCGTATGCCAGCCGCACGAAGTCCGGCAGTGTGGCTTCTACTTCGTGGTGTTTTCCCAATTGATGGCTGATATGGGTAAGGTAGGCCTGCTCGGGAGCCAAATCCTCTAGTAGTTCCAGCGCTTCGGGCAGCGAGAAGTGCGAAATATGCTTTTCGTGGCGCAGGGCGTTGAGTACTATCACCCGCGAGCCGCGCACCTGGGCTAGTGCCTCTTCGGTCAGATAATTGGCGTCGGTGATATAGGTGAAGTCGCCGATGCGGTAGCCTAGCACCGGCAGCCGGTAGTGCAGGGCTCGGATGGGCTGAAACGGTACGCCTTCCACCAAAAACACCTCTGTGTCGCTGGTGATGGGAATGGTTTTCACGCGGGGCACGCCGGGGTATTTCTCCTCCGCGAAGATGTAGGCAAATTCCTGTTGGAGCTGCCGAAGCACGCGCGGCTCGGCGTAAAGGGGCATGTCGCGCTGCTGCAGAAAGTTGTAGGAGCGAATATCGTCGAGGCCGGCGGTGTGGTCTTTGTGCTCGTGCGTGAACACAAGGGCGTCCAACTGCTCAATCCGCTCGCGCAGCATCTGCTGCCGAAAGTCCGGCCCCGAGTCAATCACAATGCTCTTGCCGGCCACTTGCACATGCACCGACACCCGCAAACGCTTGTCGCGGTAGTCCACCGAACGGCACACGGGGCAGTGGCACCCTATTACGGGTACCCCCTGCGACGTGCCCGTGCCGAGAAAAGTAATTTGCATCGTCAAATGGCTGAATTGCTAATTGGTTGTTGAAATAAGCTGTATGAAAAGCCAACCATTTAACAATTCAGCCATTAAACTACTTACCCCACATGCTGCTTCACTACGCGCACCAGGGCATCGAAGTCGAGAGGTTTGGGGAGGTAGTCGGTTACGCCAGCCTCGCGGAACTGCTCCATCGAGTAGTTGTTGGCGTTGCCGGTGATGGCGATAACCGGAATCTGAGCGATGCGCGGATCAGGGTTGCGGCGGATTTCGCGGGTGCACTCCATACCGTCCTTCACCGGAATATTGATATCCATCAGAATGCAGTCAATTGGCTGGCTTTCAACCTGCTTGATGACTTCACCCCCATTTTTTGCCGATATGATGCGGTACTTTTGCAGCTCGAGTATTTTCTTGGTGAGGTTCAGAATAACGGAGCTATCTTCCGCAATCAAAATAGTTTTAGAATCAGCCATGCGGGTAGTTGTGTTGAAGATGTAGGTTGGGAAAACGTGATGGATAAAAACAGATTTGCCGGTTACGGCACCTGCGTGACCTGCTGATATACGGCCTTAAACTGCGCAAAGTAACGCAGTAGGCGCTGAAAATCCTGAACAACGTTGGTCGTTTCTCCTTTCTTGAGGTCGTGCTCCAACTCCTTGGCGCCCTCGGCCAGCCGGTTTATTCCCAACGTGAAACCTGTGCCCTTTAGCTGGTGCAAGTGAGGTAGAATGGCCTCGAAGCGCCCAGTACTCACCAAATTGCCAGCTTCGGTGAGCAACTGCTCCGCTTCAGTCTCAAAATCGGAATAGAGGCTGGCCGCAAAATCGTCGCCGCCCAGCTGCCGTAGCTGGTTGATTACTTCGGCATCAATGCAGCCTTCCAGCTCTTCGGGCGCCAGCTCTTCGGCGGCCACAGGCGTGGGGGCGGGGGTATCGGTTGGGGCAGTTGGGACGGGCTCGGCGGGGGGTAGGGCCGTGCCCATGTCGCGGGTGGGTAGCACGGCCCGCTCGGTGGTGCTGGTCCAGCGGCGCAGCACCGTGTAGAGGTCCTGCGTTTTCACAGGCTTCGACACGTAGTCGTCCATGCCTTCTTGCACAAACCGCTCGGCATCCTCCTTCATAGAGTAGGCCGTCATGGCCACCACCGGCGGGCACTGCTTGCCCAAACGACGTCGGATTTCGTGCATGGCCGTCACGCCATCCATCTCCGGCATCTGAATGTCCATGAAGATGATGTCGTAGCGGTTTTTGGGTGAGTCGGCCTTGCTGATGGCCTCAAAGCCATCGGATGCCATTTCCACGTGGCAGCCCAGCTTATCGAGCAGGCGCGAGGCCACCTTCTGGTTGATAGGGTTGTCATCAACCAGCAGCACCCGCGGCACCGACTCGAAGCGCACCACCTCCTGGGTCCGCTCGCGAGCCACCGTGCGCTGGTGCAGAATCTCTTCCTCGTTGTGGGCAATGTTGCACTGAATGGTAAACCAGAACGTGCTACCCTCCCGCACGTGCGAGTCTACCCCAATCTCGCCGCCCAGCAGCTCGGCCAGTTGCTTGCTGATGGCCAAGCCCAGGCCCGTGCCGCCAAATGCTTTGGTAGGGGTTGTATCGAGTTGGGTGAAGTTGGTGAACAGCAGCTTGGCGTCTTGCTCTGAAATGCCAATGCCCGAGTCCTGCACCGCAAAGCGCAGCGTGTGCTGCTCCCCATCGGTGGCAATAGACGACACCTCGATGCTCACCGTGCCCTGGTTGGTGAACTTGATGGCGTTGGACGTAAGGTTAGACAGGATTTGCAGCAACCGTGTTTCGTCGGTGAGGATGAAGCGCGGCGTGTGCGGCGTGACATGGTAGGTGAACTGCAAGTCCTTCTGGCTGGCACGGTTGGCAAACAGCGAGTGAATCTTGTCCAGCGTGTAATACAGATCCAGGCCGTGGGAGTGCAGCTGTAGCTTGCCCGCCTGAATCTTCGATAAGTCCAGAATGTCGTTCAGAATAGCCAGCAGCGCTTCCGACGATTTCCGCAGGGTATCCACATAGTCTTCCTGCTCCTCCGACGTTACC from Hymenobacter aerilatus harbors:
- a CDS encoding nucleoside hydrolase, with the translated sequence MPDARQPKQYVLFDHDGGVDDFLSLLLLLHMPQVELLGISVTPADCYLETALLTTHKLLALAQRTDIEVSGGDYHGVNAFPSDWRAKPKILNALPSMINVDTPGAAHYDDSVAFIWRKLTAAPGPVTVLLTGPCSNLVHALEQDPTLAAKVGEVVWMGGAVDVIGNVKTYNHNGTAEWNVFWDPISAHKLFRMGLPVTIVPLDATNHVPVSFDFLQQLARQSEYFFSNLAGQFWATTIDTIPAYEYTYFMWDVLTTSYLAIPEALDFERVELEVTPTGASAGRTHRAPGSGQWVKMAVHVRKEDFYAYLFRQLRQPLQSTSA
- a CDS encoding DUF2490 domain-containing protein produces the protein MKKHLLLGLHILCFMGLYHPLQAQTAVNPVQPWGSWGILTLVLPGTAEKKWGGFAEVQARTNAVFRQYFYHELKTGLSYDLDRNFTFTLAGGRYATADYKDLGAGPLNVEKRFWQQVIMSQFTHRVKLEHRYRVEERWFRFRDDSTSFRMRLRYRLNAFLPLNKPTITDKTVFLSAYDEIFLNPDGPTFERNRIYAGVGYQINAHLTVQAGWVNQANYNLPAFRQGQFIPQNTAAKNNVVLAMAYRLAHRSGGPVGERLPSQHD
- a CDS encoding MOSC domain-containing protein — encoded protein: MPFPFVGDDKSTIARLLNTLPQVGQLEWIGIRPVRRAPMVPMQEATVETDRHLSGDHARPKPGGKRQITLIQAEHLPAVAGYLGLTEAVDPARLRRNLVVSGLNLLALKNHQVRIGDEVVLEITGECHPCSRMEEELGPGGYNAMRGHGGLTARILHGGTIRVGDAVQVIAAS
- a CDS encoding Dps family protein, coding for MALPSTNKKAPVAAKAAPAKAKESKNAVAAPNPAVNVQPILNQQQNAPAPIQKYGTVSQRLPIGLSEDTRRESVELLNQLLADTCSLRDMYKKHHWQVVGPTFYQLHLLFDKHYEEQSELVDTIAERIQILGGVAVAMAADVAELTSIPRPPRDREEVPVQISRLLEAHQIILEQCHDIAKKADDSGDDGTNDMVISDVLRANEMQVWFVSEHVVEAPLTQAE
- a CDS encoding NFACT RNA binding domain-containing protein, whose translation is MHTNYYFLRLLAPALTRALAGYRVVTCFSQEKDELVIGLTNGAAEFWLKAQLSAAFPALALPETFHRARQNSVDLLPGLLGREVSHVDALPQDRILQFTFIDGATLLLKLFGPRPNAIFRPTPDAPAELFHQRYTADADILPLPPTTAPDAGTRPHEADPLRRYPALSDLPARYLRVHGYDAAPLPQREQLVADIIRQLEQPAQLYIIQLENRTRLSLLPLGEVQKTLPPTDPIAALREFVPHFLSRRAYETEIRQVRQTLEKRAEEASTSAQMARTRRHALEHTAGYRQTADLIMAHLSQISAGAAQVEVVDFYQDNQPRVIKLKPTETPQRTAQNLYRKAKNQQIELQQLSQRIEQRETEAFWCLERLEELTGLADLRTLRTWRKQHGLDAAAQAKAAGNELPFKVFTDSGFTILVGRNAQNNDLLTQKYAHKDDLWLHAKDVSGSHVVVRHRAGYPVPEPVVERAAQLAAWYSRRQHDSLCPVTVTPKKFVRKPKGAAPGAVVVERERVVLVVPGNPFERVGV
- a CDS encoding MBL fold metallo-hydrolase; its protein translation is MQITFLGTGTSQGVPVIGCHCPVCRSVDYRDKRLRVSVHVQVAGKSIVIDSGPDFRQQMLRERIEQLDALVFTHEHKDHTAGLDDIRSYNFLQQRDMPLYAEPRVLRQLQQEFAYIFAEEKYPGVPRVKTIPITSDTEVFLVEGVPFQPIRALHYRLPVLGYRIGDFTYITDANYLTEEALAQVRGSRVIVLNALRHEKHISHFSLPEALELLEDLAPEQAYLTHISHQLGKHHEVEATLPDFVRLAYDGLQIEV
- a CDS encoding response regulator, giving the protein MADSKTILIAEDSSVILNLTKKILELQKYRIISAKNGGEVIKQVESQPIDCILMDINIPVKDGMECTREIRRNPDPRIAQIPVIAITGNANNYSMEQFREAGVTDYLPKPLDFDALVRVVKQHVG